A part of Paenarthrobacter sp. A20 genomic DNA contains:
- a CDS encoding ABC transporter permease, with translation MTTHFRRFVAIGLAVMLSVMFLSATLMVGASTNASLGASIGEAYRNADLVATSKNGEAFTQAAVDAAVSSPAVDDSYAERSTYVTFEAGGGEQYGRLRNAAPASLEGAVLSSGSMPVKASEAVIDVKTAEHLGLAVGSTLELHGPGPVKNATVTITGLTQATNDPFSSSAAQLVASESVLNAVQDAGAGFTGVQFSLKSGEDVAAAKEYITHRMEAAGAVEPVLETAQEKVTSTVAMLSAGQDQLTVVLLAFAGVAILVSTLVVANTFSVLVAQRTRELALLRCLGAGRAQIRGSVMLEALVVGFLSSVLGVLAATGLMTGLIAWARSQPEQAFATLAVPPSAIVAGLVAGTLLTVVAALVPAKAATAVAPLAALRPSDDASVRNKRGKVRLVLGLVALAGGTALLVYGSVNVSLGVALLGGAASFVGILLCSTLFIPTVVAVAGRLAAPAGVPGKLAAVNAARNPARTSATAAALLIGVTLVSLMMTGAATSRQAFNDTLAENYPVDLSTQSAVDGPGEPNQALERIRTLDGVSAAVLLQPVGTLSDTTTPDGGTTIYGLSAADAASVLRDNNLKPAPGTVYLPEDSPKGPATITTAAGSVSLDAKVLRTRHVPAFVESTSISAAPLPETPAMVWVKLDDSVSTDRVQAIQKEVAAALGVQERTVSGAAIERVTFNSIIDVLLLVVTGLLGVAVVIALIGVANTLSLSVLERTRENSLLRALGLTKGQLRGMLAIEAVLVAGVAAIMGAGMGVVYGWLGAQATLGGVATVVPAVPWLQLAAVFGVAVVAGLLASVIPARRAARLSPVEGLATA, from the coding sequence GTGACGACGCATTTCCGGCGGTTCGTCGCCATCGGACTGGCTGTGATGCTGTCCGTGATGTTCCTCTCCGCCACGCTGATGGTGGGTGCAAGCACGAATGCGTCCCTGGGCGCCAGCATAGGAGAGGCCTATCGCAACGCTGACCTCGTTGCTACGTCAAAGAACGGTGAAGCGTTCACCCAGGCCGCAGTGGATGCAGCCGTGTCCTCCCCCGCAGTGGATGATAGCTACGCCGAACGTTCCACTTATGTCACGTTCGAGGCCGGCGGCGGCGAGCAATACGGGCGGCTGCGAAATGCAGCCCCCGCGTCGCTTGAAGGCGCGGTCCTGTCGTCCGGATCCATGCCGGTCAAGGCTTCGGAGGCTGTTATTGACGTCAAGACGGCTGAACATCTGGGCCTCGCCGTTGGGAGCACACTCGAGCTGCACGGGCCCGGACCTGTCAAGAATGCCACAGTGACCATCACGGGCCTGACCCAGGCCACGAATGACCCCTTCTCGTCATCGGCGGCGCAGTTGGTAGCGTCCGAATCGGTCCTCAACGCGGTCCAGGATGCCGGGGCCGGGTTCACCGGGGTGCAGTTCTCGCTCAAGTCCGGGGAGGATGTCGCCGCCGCCAAGGAGTACATCACCCATCGAATGGAAGCTGCGGGGGCCGTTGAGCCCGTGCTGGAAACGGCACAGGAGAAGGTTACGTCCACGGTGGCCATGCTCAGCGCAGGACAGGACCAACTGACCGTGGTGCTGCTTGCGTTCGCCGGCGTAGCCATCCTTGTCTCGACGTTGGTGGTGGCCAATACTTTCTCCGTGCTGGTGGCCCAACGGACCAGGGAGCTGGCACTCCTGCGGTGCCTCGGCGCCGGCCGGGCACAGATCCGCGGATCAGTCATGCTTGAGGCCCTGGTGGTCGGCTTCCTTTCCTCGGTGCTGGGCGTCCTTGCCGCGACCGGCCTGATGACCGGGTTGATTGCATGGGCAAGGTCCCAGCCTGAGCAGGCCTTCGCGACGTTGGCTGTACCGCCGTCGGCTATTGTTGCCGGCCTTGTTGCCGGAACATTGTTGACCGTAGTCGCTGCGCTGGTGCCCGCCAAGGCGGCCACCGCCGTCGCACCCCTTGCCGCCTTGCGGCCCAGCGATGACGCCTCCGTCCGGAACAAACGCGGCAAGGTCCGGCTGGTCCTGGGCCTGGTGGCCTTGGCCGGAGGAACCGCGCTGCTGGTGTACGGCAGCGTGAACGTGTCACTGGGGGTGGCACTGCTGGGTGGTGCCGCCTCGTTCGTAGGGATCCTGCTCTGCTCCACCCTGTTCATCCCCACAGTCGTTGCAGTGGCCGGTCGCCTGGCCGCTCCGGCTGGCGTCCCGGGCAAGCTTGCCGCCGTCAACGCCGCCCGCAACCCCGCTCGGACCTCGGCTACCGCGGCTGCGCTTCTGATCGGCGTCACGCTTGTGTCCCTGATGATGACCGGCGCAGCGACCTCGAGGCAGGCGTTCAACGACACCTTGGCAGAGAACTATCCCGTGGACCTGTCCACGCAGTCAGCAGTGGACGGCCCGGGCGAGCCCAACCAGGCTTTGGAAAGGATCAGGACCCTCGACGGCGTCAGCGCCGCGGTCCTGCTCCAGCCTGTGGGAACACTGAGCGACACCACCACCCCTGACGGCGGCACGACGATCTACGGCCTCTCCGCCGCTGATGCTGCATCCGTGCTCCGCGACAACAACCTGAAGCCGGCCCCGGGCACCGTGTACCTTCCTGAAGATTCTCCGAAGGGGCCCGCCACGATCACGACGGCGGCCGGCAGCGTTTCACTCGACGCGAAGGTTTTGCGGACCCGCCACGTCCCGGCCTTCGTAGAAAGCACCAGCATCTCCGCCGCCCCGTTGCCGGAAACCCCTGCCATGGTGTGGGTGAAACTGGACGATTCTGTGTCCACGGACCGGGTGCAGGCTATCCAGAAGGAAGTCGCAGCAGCCTTGGGCGTTCAGGAGCGTACTGTCAGCGGGGCCGCGATCGAGCGGGTGACGTTCAACAGCATCATTGACGTGCTCCTGCTGGTGGTCACCGGGCTGCTTGGTGTCGCGGTGGTGATCGCGTTGATCGGCGTGGCCAACACGTTATCGCTTTCGGTCCTTGAACGGACCAGGGAGAACTCGCTCCTCAGGGCGCTGGGACTCACCAAGGGCCAGCTGCGCGGAATGCTGGCCATCGAGGCAGTGCTCGTAGCAGGCGTGGCCGCCATCATGGGTGCGGGCATGGGCGTCGTCTACGGATGGCTGGGGGCGCAGGCAACCCTGGGCGGCGTGGCGACAGTTGTGCCCGCCGTGCCGTGGCTGCAGCTGGCGGCGGTCTTTGGGGTGGCCGTGGTGGCCGGACTCCTCGCATCCGTGATCCCGGCCCGACGCGCTGCACGTCTGTCTCCGGTTGAGGGGTTGGCCACCGCGTAG
- a CDS encoding IS110 family transposase, protein MITNHDGVEVFIGLDVGKGVHHAVAVDRAGRKLLDRALPNDEAKIREIIAELVDAGRVLLVVDQPATIGALPVAVAQAAGVLVGYLPGLAMRRIADLHPGEAKTDARDAFIIAEAARTMPHALRSVQLVDEQLAELSMLCGFDEDLAKQATATSNRIRGLLTQIHPALERVLGPYMDHPAVHDLLRTWPTPEALRHAGRRRIGTRLSKLAPRMGERLADDIIEALGRQTVTVVGTNAATIVLPQLAAMLAGLHESRATVLTQVEALVEAHPLHPVLMSLPAVGIRTAARILTEVAGKEFPTAGHLASYAGLAPVTWRSGSSIRGDHSSRKGNKVLKRTLFLSAFAALHDPPSRAYYERKRAEGKRHNQALIALARRRCDTLYAMLRDGTLYQPPTPKTA, encoded by the coding sequence ATGATCACGAACCACGACGGTGTCGAGGTGTTTATTGGGCTGGATGTTGGCAAGGGCGTCCATCATGCCGTTGCCGTGGATCGGGCCGGCAGGAAATTACTGGACCGGGCGCTGCCCAACGATGAAGCCAAAATCCGGGAAATCATCGCCGAACTTGTGGACGCCGGACGTGTGTTGCTGGTCGTTGACCAGCCAGCGACTATCGGCGCGTTGCCGGTAGCGGTTGCCCAGGCCGCCGGGGTGCTGGTCGGCTACCTGCCGGGGCTGGCGATGCGCCGGATCGCGGATCTTCACCCCGGAGAGGCGAAGACCGATGCCCGGGACGCGTTCATCATCGCCGAGGCCGCCAGGACCATGCCGCATGCCCTGCGCTCGGTTCAGTTGGTCGATGAGCAGCTCGCTGAGCTGAGCATGCTTTGCGGGTTCGACGAGGATCTGGCCAAGCAGGCCACGGCGACTTCGAACCGGATCCGTGGGCTGCTCACCCAGATCCACCCAGCTCTGGAAAGGGTGCTGGGACCCTACATGGACCACCCGGCGGTGCATGACCTGCTGCGGACCTGGCCTACCCCTGAAGCGCTCCGTCACGCGGGCCGGCGCCGGATCGGGACCCGGCTGAGCAAACTCGCGCCGCGGATGGGTGAACGTCTTGCCGATGACATCATCGAGGCCTTGGGCCGGCAAACAGTCACTGTCGTAGGAACGAACGCCGCGACCATCGTGCTGCCCCAGCTCGCGGCCATGCTCGCCGGGCTCCACGAAAGCCGCGCCACGGTCCTCACCCAGGTCGAAGCTCTCGTGGAGGCCCACCCTCTTCACCCGGTCCTGATGTCTCTGCCGGCCGTGGGCATCAGGACCGCCGCACGAATCCTCACCGAAGTCGCCGGGAAAGAGTTCCCCACCGCCGGGCACCTGGCCTCTTACGCCGGGCTGGCCCCCGTCACCTGGCGATCCGGGTCCTCCATCCGCGGCGACCATTCCTCAAGAAAAGGCAACAAAGTCCTCAAACGAACCCTGTTCCTCTCCGCATTCGCTGCGCTCCACGACCCACCGTCCCGGGCATACTACGAACGCAAACGAGCCGAAGGAAAACGCCACAACCAAGCACTCATCGCCCTCGCACGACGACGCTGCGACACCCTCTACGCCATGCTCCGCGACGGCACCCTCTACCAACCCCCAACACCCAAAACCGCTTGA
- the metG gene encoding methionine--tRNA ligase, with protein sequence MTSPEKSPFYITTAISYPNGVPHIGHAYEVIATDAMARFKRLDGHEVFFMTGTDEHGLKMQQSAEKEGITAKQLADRNSAAFKQMSQDLGISHDRFIRTTDQDHYAASQAIWKKMEANGDIYLSKYEGWYSVRDEAYYVEDDTVVKEDGLRYSKETDTLVTWTAEESYFFRLSNYQDKLLALYEEQPEFGAPQSRFNEVISFVKRGLEDLSISRTTFDWGVPVPGDEKHVMYVWVDALTNYLTGVGYPDVESESFKKFWPADVHVIGKDISRFHAIYWPAFLMSAGLELPQRVMIHGFLTNNGVKMSKSLGNVVAPQDFVAQYGLDQCRYFFLREVPFGADGNYNHEAIVGRMNSDLANNFGNLAQRSLSMVAKNCEGTVPVPGEFTAEDKALLAQAGELLTTARAAFDKQEFSRALEAIWTVLGDTNAYFADQAPWVLRKTDVERMNTVLYVTLEVVRIVAILAQPVMPSSSAKLLGVLGQSEGEARQFAAIATPIVAGTQLPAPAPVFPRYEEPVEA encoded by the coding sequence GTGACGTCTCCAGAGAAATCCCCGTTCTACATCACCACCGCAATCAGCTACCCCAATGGCGTACCGCACATCGGCCACGCCTACGAGGTCATTGCGACTGATGCGATGGCGCGCTTCAAGCGCCTGGACGGTCATGAAGTGTTCTTCATGACCGGGACGGACGAGCACGGACTCAAGATGCAGCAGTCGGCCGAGAAGGAAGGCATCACTGCCAAGCAACTCGCGGACCGCAACTCGGCTGCGTTCAAGCAGATGAGCCAGGACCTGGGGATCTCACACGACCGCTTTATCCGCACCACCGACCAGGACCACTACGCCGCCTCGCAGGCCATTTGGAAGAAGATGGAAGCCAACGGCGACATCTACCTGTCCAAGTACGAGGGCTGGTACTCCGTCCGTGACGAGGCGTACTACGTCGAGGACGACACCGTAGTGAAGGAAGACGGTCTCCGTTACTCCAAGGAGACGGACACCTTGGTGACCTGGACGGCTGAGGAAAGCTACTTCTTCCGGCTCTCCAACTACCAGGACAAGCTCCTTGCCCTGTACGAAGAACAGCCTGAGTTCGGTGCGCCGCAGTCCCGCTTCAACGAGGTCATCAGCTTCGTCAAGCGCGGGCTCGAGGACCTGTCCATCAGCCGCACCACTTTCGACTGGGGTGTTCCGGTTCCGGGCGATGAGAAGCACGTCATGTATGTGTGGGTTGACGCCCTGACCAACTACCTGACGGGCGTGGGTTACCCGGACGTTGAGTCTGAGTCCTTCAAGAAATTCTGGCCGGCCGACGTTCACGTCATTGGCAAGGATATTTCACGCTTCCACGCGATCTACTGGCCCGCGTTCCTCATGAGCGCCGGCCTTGAATTGCCCCAGCGCGTCATGATCCACGGCTTCCTCACCAACAACGGTGTGAAGATGTCCAAGTCCTTGGGCAACGTGGTGGCACCGCAGGATTTCGTTGCCCAGTATGGTTTGGACCAGTGCCGCTACTTCTTCCTCCGCGAAGTCCCCTTCGGCGCGGACGGCAACTACAACCATGAAGCCATCGTGGGCCGCATGAACTCGGACCTGGCCAACAACTTCGGCAATCTTGCCCAACGTTCGTTGTCCATGGTGGCGAAGAACTGCGAGGGAACAGTTCCAGTGCCCGGGGAGTTCACGGCAGAAGACAAGGCATTGCTGGCGCAGGCAGGGGAGTTGCTGACGACTGCCCGTGCCGCGTTCGACAAGCAGGAGTTCAGCCGTGCCCTTGAGGCCATCTGGACAGTGCTGGGTGACACGAATGCGTACTTCGCCGATCAGGCGCCATGGGTGCTTCGCAAGACCGACGTCGAGCGCATGAACACGGTCCTTTACGTCACGTTGGAAGTAGTCCGGATTGTGGCGATCCTCGCCCAGCCGGTCATGCCGTCGTCGTCGGCCAAGCTGCTTGGAGTCCTGGGCCAGTCCGAAGGCGAAGCCCGGCAGTTCGCCGCCATCGCGACTCCGATCGTGGCGGGAACGCAGTTGCCGGCCCCCGCGCCGGTCTTCCCGAGGTACGAGGAACCCGTCGAAGCTTAA
- a CDS encoding ABC transporter ATP-binding protein has protein sequence MTDNLNPELTATPESTDESLQTRANTIVKAADHATPLELSRVTIHYGGDKGGAEEVDVVDDFNLTLHAGEMHCIAGRSGSGKTSILTVSAGLTLPTSGKVFWEGLPLDTMGDDEIADRRRALIGYVDQGGALIDGMSALENVLLPAVPDGEVEQRTEMAKDLLDLVGLGRRMRHRPAQLSGGERQRVAIARALILGTRVLVVDEPTASLDRAAANRIIGILKDTTSDGIAVLVASHDHELVRLSDTLTELN, from the coding sequence ATGACTGACAACCTCAACCCCGAGCTGACGGCCACCCCGGAGTCCACGGACGAGTCGCTGCAAACCCGCGCCAACACCATTGTGAAGGCCGCGGACCACGCTACTCCCTTGGAACTGAGCCGGGTCACCATCCACTACGGTGGCGACAAGGGCGGTGCTGAGGAAGTCGACGTCGTCGATGACTTCAACCTCACGCTGCACGCCGGCGAGATGCACTGCATCGCCGGCCGAAGCGGCTCCGGAAAGACCAGCATCCTGACCGTGAGCGCCGGATTGACGCTTCCGACGTCGGGCAAGGTCTTTTGGGAAGGCCTGCCGCTGGACACCATGGGTGACGACGAGATCGCAGACCGTCGCCGTGCACTCATCGGCTACGTGGACCAGGGTGGCGCTTTGATCGACGGCATGAGTGCCCTGGAAAACGTCTTGCTTCCCGCCGTGCCGGATGGGGAAGTGGAACAGCGGACGGAGATGGCCAAGGACCTCCTGGACCTGGTGGGCCTCGGGCGACGCATGCGTCACCGTCCCGCCCAGCTCTCCGGCGGTGAGCGCCAGCGTGTGGCCATTGCCCGCGCCCTGATCCTTGGTACCCGCGTGCTGGTAGTGGATGAGCCCACTGCGAGCCTCGACCGGGCCGCAGCCAACCGCATCATCGGAATCCTGAAGGACACCACCAGCGATGGCATCGCTGTCCTGGTGGCCTCCCACGACCACGAGCTGGTACGGCTCAGCGATACGCTGACCGAACTTAACTAA
- a CDS encoding FtsX-like permease family protein, protein MNAVQRFIRSRVLLLTAAILIVAMCLSVLVQSQSQAALNRTVDENSRGLYDILVQAKPDQAQDGDGGALIQPEIANGQGGISFEQLEKIRTMGQTAVAAPISLVSRVSQNLEAPRLNAMDYLGYNAGLAGAVTAGDPSAMDSSKWPAAESVLSDSPKKYRLTASATSSDGVNQQTLFKTSAEGTLGKGRLVQEQAAGGTNVRIAGADGETGIKFPAPALGSEHNLFNLSVALPLAPEVTESVVAVDPAAERALLGSAGDFLAPLEKAPPADARDAGAIGRHFESLFTTGLSMDQLEEGPDFLGVKLKYWAPLMTQYQQAKRDGLLTDDSQAIPLIVRSGTSLDLQYSVKIEELDASGKVVNEVGTVTRSLDKDYLPFVSKSPFALEWPGSTDHSKLLGSTASFSQGLYNPATWSTAFAAAPQYKEGDEASNGASEKSATPGDWVTVNRLPEKSSFGAAVDQTQRKPVDERSYREDLETGKKPAAPLPMVYGTFDPADVQSAAGDVNKLPLGGYDPTPMTLSKDAEGKDVEGTELKPSLSATGLVSQSAGAITDYYGLAAARGYDTNADVIDAIRVKASATGNWKTAQPEVEKLATQIRELGLEATVVAGSAREDANIFVPGYSKDDAGKESPLGTVQQSWVRQDAADAVSGSLTGTNITLLFLTLLGATLLTGASTVSYIRQRRSEAGILRAMGWTQKRIRSWVLEEFAVGAAALAAAGVILSLLSWNLATVIVSVTMLVIYVGAALLAAQQLRHRVVIDQEPQLDDRLVTVDSPLTFANRQLTTNRFNSISLAVAVGVFGAAVGALIALLIDIPRAAGASALSGLAAASIALPSVILAIFGVVVGLLLTLVTGRFELHAKREYLGTLRAMGWNPDMLGQVRFFENALVGTVALPLGVLGALGLGLLLAPYAALWAGLAGLLAVICWIPIATKVVK, encoded by the coding sequence ATGAACGCCGTCCAAAGGTTCATCAGAAGCCGTGTGCTGCTGCTGACCGCGGCCATTTTGATCGTCGCTATGTGCTTGTCAGTCCTCGTCCAAAGCCAGTCGCAGGCTGCTTTGAACCGGACAGTGGACGAGAACTCGCGGGGTCTCTACGACATCCTGGTCCAGGCCAAGCCTGACCAGGCCCAAGACGGCGACGGCGGTGCCCTGATCCAGCCGGAAATCGCCAACGGCCAGGGCGGCATCAGCTTTGAGCAGCTGGAGAAGATCCGGACCATGGGCCAGACAGCCGTGGCCGCACCCATCAGCCTCGTCTCCCGCGTATCGCAGAACCTGGAGGCTCCCCGCCTCAATGCCATGGACTACCTCGGGTACAACGCCGGCCTTGCCGGAGCTGTGACAGCAGGGGATCCTTCCGCCATGGATTCCAGCAAGTGGCCTGCTGCGGAATCGGTGTTGTCCGATAGCCCCAAGAAGTACCGTTTGACCGCCTCGGCTACGAGCTCTGACGGAGTTAACCAGCAGACGCTGTTCAAGACCAGCGCCGAGGGCACCTTGGGCAAGGGCCGCTTGGTCCAGGAGCAGGCTGCGGGCGGCACCAACGTCAGGATTGCCGGCGCTGATGGCGAGACCGGCATCAAGTTCCCCGCTCCAGCCCTTGGCTCTGAGCACAACCTCTTCAATCTCTCCGTGGCACTGCCCCTGGCCCCTGAGGTGACTGAGTCCGTCGTCGCAGTGGACCCGGCCGCTGAGAGGGCGCTGCTGGGCTCCGCAGGCGACTTCCTGGCTCCGCTTGAGAAGGCTCCGCCGGCCGATGCCCGTGATGCGGGTGCCATCGGGCGCCACTTCGAGAGCCTGTTCACTACAGGCCTGAGCATGGACCAGCTGGAAGAAGGACCGGACTTCCTGGGCGTCAAGCTCAAGTACTGGGCGCCGCTGATGACGCAGTACCAGCAGGCCAAACGTGACGGTTTGCTGACCGATGATTCCCAGGCCATTCCGCTGATTGTCCGCTCGGGCACATCCCTTGACCTGCAGTACTCGGTGAAAATCGAGGAACTTGACGCAAGCGGCAAGGTGGTCAACGAGGTAGGCACCGTAACGCGCTCCTTGGACAAGGACTACCTTCCGTTCGTCTCCAAGTCCCCGTTCGCCCTCGAATGGCCGGGATCCACGGACCACAGCAAGCTTCTGGGGAGCACAGCCTCCTTCAGCCAGGGACTGTACAACCCGGCTACGTGGAGCACGGCATTTGCTGCGGCGCCCCAGTACAAGGAAGGCGACGAGGCCTCCAACGGAGCATCTGAGAAGAGCGCGACGCCGGGGGACTGGGTCACTGTCAACCGCTTGCCCGAGAAGTCGTCCTTCGGCGCGGCTGTGGACCAGACCCAACGCAAGCCGGTTGACGAGCGTTCCTACCGGGAAGACCTGGAAACGGGCAAGAAGCCGGCCGCGCCGCTGCCCATGGTGTACGGCACCTTCGACCCGGCCGATGTCCAGTCCGCAGCCGGGGACGTCAACAAGTTGCCCCTTGGCGGCTACGATCCCACTCCCATGACGCTCAGCAAGGACGCTGAAGGTAAAGACGTCGAAGGCACGGAACTGAAGCCCTCCCTGAGTGCAACAGGCCTGGTCAGCCAGTCCGCCGGTGCCATCACCGATTACTACGGTCTCGCAGCAGCGCGGGGTTACGACACCAACGCCGACGTCATTGACGCCATCCGGGTCAAGGCATCCGCCACCGGCAACTGGAAGACGGCGCAGCCGGAGGTGGAGAAGCTTGCGACGCAAATCCGCGAGCTCGGCCTCGAAGCCACTGTCGTGGCCGGTTCCGCACGTGAAGACGCCAACATCTTCGTCCCCGGGTACAGCAAGGACGACGCCGGCAAGGAGTCGCCGCTGGGTACTGTCCAGCAGTCGTGGGTCCGCCAGGATGCGGCCGACGCAGTTTCCGGTTCCCTGACCGGTACCAACATCACTTTGCTCTTCCTGACGCTTCTTGGCGCGACGCTCCTGACAGGCGCGTCCACAGTGAGCTACATCCGGCAGCGCCGGAGCGAAGCCGGAATTCTCCGGGCGATGGGTTGGACGCAGAAACGCATCCGATCCTGGGTCCTTGAGGAGTTTGCCGTCGGTGCCGCAGCCCTTGCTGCAGCAGGCGTCATTCTCAGCCTGCTGAGCTGGAACCTCGCCACGGTCATCGTGTCAGTGACCATGCTGGTCATCTACGTCGGTGCAGCGCTGCTGGCCGCCCAGCAGTTGCGTCATCGCGTGGTGATTGATCAGGAACCGCAGCTCGATGACCGCCTCGTGACAGTGGACTCGCCGCTGACATTCGCCAACAGGCAACTGACCACCAACAGGTTCAACTCGATTTCGCTGGCAGTGGCAGTGGGCGTGTTCGGTGCTGCAGTGGGTGCGTTGATCGCCTTGCTGATCGACATCCCCCGGGCAGCAGGAGCCAGTGCCTTGAGTGGGCTGGCCGCTGCGAGCATTGCCCTGCCGAGCGTCATCCTGGCCATCTTCGGCGTGGTTGTCGGCTTGCTGCTGACGCTGGTCACCGGGCGTTTCGAACTCCACGCCAAGCGGGAATACCTCGGTACCCTGCGGGCCATGGGCTGGAACCCGGACATGCTTGGACAGGTCCGCTTCTTTGAAAACGCACTGGTAGGCACCGTGGCTCTTCCCCTGGGTGTCCTGGGCGCCCTCGGGCTGGGACTGCTCCTGGCACCCTACGCGGCTCTCTGGGCCGGACTGGCCGGTCTGCTGGCCGTAATTTGCTGGATTCCGATTGCAACGAAAGTAGTCAAATGA
- the serA gene encoding phosphoglycerate dehydrogenase — protein sequence MSASKPVVLLAEELSPATVEALGPDFEIRQTDGADRSQLLSAIADVDAILVRSATQVDAEAIAAAKNLKVIARAGVGLDNVDIKSATQAGVMVVNAPTSNIVSAAELTVGHILSLARHIPQASSALKNGEWKRSKYTGIELFEKKIGIIGLGRIGALVAARLQGFETEILAYDPYITAARAAQLGVKLVTLDELLQNSDFITIHMPKTPETVGMLGADAFRKMKESAYVINVARGGLVDEEALYVALKEGQIAGAGVDVFVKEPSTDLPFFELDNVIVTPHLGASTDEAQEKAGVSVAKSVRLALAGELVPDAVNVAGGVIAPDVRPGIPLIEKLGRIFTALTHASLTQIDVEVAGEIAALDVKVLELAALKGVFADVVTEQVSYVNAPVIAEQRGINTRLITTPDAEDYRNVLTIRGALSDGSQISVAGTLTGPKQVEKLVGVNGYDVEIPISEHLVVVAYADRPGVIGTIGHILGMNNINIGGMQVARQTEGGQVLALLTIDSSVPQQVLEAIKAGIGADMVREVDLED from the coding sequence GTGTCAGCCAGCAAACCCGTCGTCCTCCTCGCAGAGGAACTTTCGCCCGCCACAGTCGAGGCATTGGGCCCGGACTTTGAAATCCGACAGACCGACGGCGCCGACCGTTCCCAGCTGCTGTCCGCAATCGCCGACGTCGATGCCATCCTGGTTCGTTCGGCCACGCAGGTGGACGCCGAAGCCATTGCTGCGGCCAAGAACCTCAAGGTCATCGCCCGTGCAGGCGTCGGACTGGACAACGTGGACATCAAGTCCGCCACGCAGGCCGGCGTCATGGTGGTCAACGCCCCCACGTCCAACATCGTCTCGGCCGCAGAACTCACCGTGGGCCACATCCTGAGCCTGGCCCGCCACATCCCGCAGGCCAGCTCCGCGCTGAAGAACGGCGAGTGGAAGCGCTCCAAGTACACCGGCATCGAGCTCTTCGAGAAGAAGATCGGCATCATCGGCCTGGGCCGCATCGGCGCCTTGGTGGCAGCGCGCCTGCAGGGCTTCGAAACCGAGATTCTTGCCTACGACCCCTACATCACGGCGGCCCGCGCGGCCCAGTTGGGCGTCAAGCTGGTAACGCTGGATGAACTTCTGCAGAATTCCGACTTCATCACCATCCATATGCCCAAGACGCCGGAGACGGTGGGCATGCTGGGCGCTGACGCATTCCGCAAGATGAAGGAATCTGCGTACGTCATCAACGTTGCCCGTGGCGGTTTGGTGGACGAAGAGGCTCTCTATGTTGCGCTGAAGGAAGGCCAGATTGCCGGTGCCGGCGTGGATGTCTTCGTCAAGGAGCCGAGCACCGACCTCCCGTTCTTCGAGCTGGACAACGTCATTGTCACCCCGCACCTTGGAGCGTCCACCGACGAAGCCCAGGAGAAGGCTGGCGTCTCTGTTGCCAAGTCGGTCCGCCTGGCGCTTGCCGGCGAACTTGTTCCGGACGCAGTCAACGTTGCCGGCGGCGTCATCGCCCCCGACGTGCGCCCGGGCATCCCGCTGATCGAAAAGCTGGGCCGGATCTTCACTGCGCTGACCCACGCATCCTTGACGCAGATCGACGTCGAGGTCGCTGGCGAAATTGCGGCACTGGACGTCAAGGTTCTTGAACTGGCCGCACTGAAGGGCGTATTCGCCGACGTCGTCACCGAGCAGGTCTCCTACGTGAACGCTCCGGTCATCGCCGAACAGCGCGGCATCAACACCCGCCTCATCACCACTCCCGACGCTGAGGACTACCGCAACGTCCTGACCATCCGTGGCGCACTCAGCGATGGTTCCCAGATCTCTGTTGCCGGTACCCTTACGGGTCCCAAGCAGGTGGAGAAGCTGGTGGGCGTCAACGGATACGACGTCGAAATCCCCATCAGCGAGCACTTGGTTGTTGTGGCCTACGCAGACCGTCCCGGCGTGATCGGTACCATCGGACACATCCTGGGCATGAACAACATCAACATCGGCGGCATGCAGGTGGCCCGCCAGACTGAAGGCGGCCAGGTTCTTGCGCTCCTGACCATCGACAGTTCAGTCCCGCAGCAGGTCCTGGAGGCCATCAAGGCCGGTATCGGCGCAGACATGGTCCGGGAAGTGGACCTGGAGGACTAG